From a single Vicia villosa cultivar HV-30 ecotype Madison, WI unplaced genomic scaffold, Vvil1.0 ctg.002202F_1_1, whole genome shotgun sequence genomic region:
- the LOC131638178 gene encoding 29 kDa ribonucleoprotein A, chloroplastic-like, whose translation MSTSATSLALPSLRTKTSTCFSALPSFSLNTNFKPFSCGSLRKTLSLSHRFVTRVAVSSEFDQEEDTFEGGDTRSYSANQRLFVGNLPFSVDSAQLAEIFESAGNVEMVEVIYDKTTGRSRGFGFVTMSSAAEVEAAAQQFNGYLVDGRELRVNSGPPPPRENSRFGDNPRYGGENSRFGDNPRYGGENSRFGDSSGSRGPPRGGSDSEHRVHVGNLAWGVDNLALESLFQEQGRVIEAKVIYDRESGRSRGFGFVTFGSAEEVNGAIQSLDGVDLNGRAIRVSPADSRPKRQF comes from the exons ATGTCTACCTCTGCAACCTCCCTAGCCCTTCCCTCTCTCCGAACCAAAACCTCTACATGTTTCTCTGCACTCCCTTCCTTCTCACTCAACACGAATTTCAAACCCTTTTCATGTGGCTCTCTTCGTAAGACGTTGTCTTTGAGTCACCGGTTTGTTACCCGCGTTGCGGTTTCGTCTGAGTTTGACCAGGAAGAGGATACTTTTGAGGGTGGAGATACTAGAAGCTACTCTGCTAACCAGAGGCTGTTTGTTGGGAACCTTCCGTTCAGTGTGGATAGTGCGCAACTTGCGGAGATTTTTGAAAGTGCGGGGAATGTTGAGATGGTTGAG GTGATTTATGATAAGACTACTGGTAGAAGCAGGGGATTTGGGTTTGTTACTATGTCTTCGGCTGCTGAAGTTGAAGCTGCTGCTCAGCAGTTCAATGGTTAT CTAGTGGATGGAAGGGAATTGAGAGTGAATTCTGGACCTCCTCCACCTCGTGAAAATTCTCGTTTTGGTGACAATCCTCGGTATGGCGGTGAGAATTCTCGATTTGGTGACAATCCTCGTTATGGCGGTGAGAATTCTCGTTTTGGTGATAGTTCTGGTTCTAGAGGTCCTCCAAGAGGTGGTTCAGATAGCGAACACCGGGTTCATGTGGGTAATCTTGCTTGGGGTGTTGACAACTTGGCACTTGAGTCATTGTTCCAAGAACAAGGAAGGGTTATAGAAGCTAAGGTAATCTATGATAGGGAAAGTGGAAGGTCTAGAGGCTTTGGATTTGTGACTTTTGGTAGTGCTGAAGAGGTCAATGGTGCTATTCAATCCTTAGATGGCGTG GACTTGAATGGAAGAGCTATAAGGGTCTCACCCGCAGACAGTAGACCAAAGCGTCAATTTTGA